A genomic segment from Panthera tigris isolate Pti1 chromosome A1, P.tigris_Pti1_mat1.1, whole genome shotgun sequence encodes:
- the CA1H5orf46 gene encoding uncharacterized protein C5orf46 homolog, with protein sequence MAVSALRLTIVLGLLVLILTCQADDAYDKPDDKPDDSDKKTEPDFPKFLNLLGTEIIENAVEFILRSMTRSTGFMEFDDKQGEHSAK encoded by the exons ATGGCTGTCTCAGCACTACGGCTGACGATTGTCCTGGGACTACTGGTCTTAATCCTGACTTGCCAGGCAG ATGATGCAT atgacaAACCAGATGACAAGCCAGATGACTCAGACAAAAAAACAGAGCCAGATTTTCCAAAATTCCTAAACCTCTTGGGCACAGAGATCATTGAGAATGCAGTGGAGTTCATCCTCCGCTCCATGACGAGGAGCAC aggaTTTATGGAATTTGATGATAAACAAGGAGAACATTCAGCAAAGTGa